The region TTAAACACTTATGATCAAGATTTTAACCATTTAGAGCGTCTCTACGCCACAGTTGGTACGCATCCGACGCGCTGTGATGAATTCCTGCCGGACCCGGAGGGCTACTACGACCAGCTCCGCTCAAAGATTGAGTCAAATCCGAGTAAGGTGCTTGCCATTGGGGAATGCGGCCTGGACTACGATCGCCTGAAATTCTGTGGCCAGGAGACGCAACGGTTGTACTTTGAGAAACAGCTGAGCTTGGCGGCCGAGTTCAGGCTGCCGCTCTTCCTGCACATGCGAAATGCTCACTCGGACTTCATGGCAATCTTGGGACGGAATCGTGACAAACTCAAGGAGTGTGGAGGCGGAGTCGTTCATAGCTTTACAGGCACTCTGGAGGAGGCACACAGCATTCTGGCATTCGGTGGCCTCTACATTGGGGTCAATGGCTGCTCCCTGAAGACTGAGGAAAACGCCGAAGTGGTTCGGCAGCTGCCAAATGATCGCATAATGCTGGAAACAGACTGTCCCTGGTGTGGAATACGGTCATCGCATGTGGGCCATAAGCACGTGAGCACAAAGTTTCCCACCGtcaagaagaaggagaaatgGACAGCCGAATCTCTGATAGACGGACGCTGTGAGCCCTGCCAGATCAGGTGAGTACGAAATACGTCATAGTGCAAGCTCCAATCTACAACTATTTTTCATTTCAGCCAAGTTCTCGAGGCCATTGCGGGCATTAAGCAGGAGCCCAAGGAGAAGCTGGCCGAGATCTACTATCAAAACACTTTGGATGTGTTCTTCAGCAGAACAGGGAAAACCAGAACCGAATAAAACCAATTGCCGTTACATTCAATGcgtttacatatattttattattgtttgtcATGTCTAGATGCAAATGAATTGAAAAATACGCTTTACAACTTGGATTTGGGTTTTACTCTTAAtgcttttgttgtaattttcaGTTGATACAGGGAAAACACGTTACTTGTAAGATTCACATTTAGAATTGTAAATAATTGTTGCTCATTGCTATGTTAATTAACTGTGGTGATTATGCATTTATATGtggtgtatatgtatatgtatgtagaatcgatcgccaaaaaatatatatgcacGTACTCGTATGGATTCCTCATGGTTGCCTCAAATTTGTATATGCTCTCTAGAGTCTAGACTAATGGAGTTAGTTAGCTTAGTTATTGCCACATTTTTGGTTACGAGTTTGCCAATAGTCCACAGATCATTGGTGAAGCCTTAAAAAGcgtatatacaaaatattttgtaaatatttaaaaagtCTACTAGCtagcatatgtatgtagaacgCTTTTAGGCTTAAAAAAGTTTCGTAGTCAAGGGTAGATGTATTTAGTTACGAGTATATCTTGGGTTAAGCAGTACATGTTCATTAAAACCGAAATATATATAAGTTGGGTTTAAAACTGCCGATTTTGTTCTATGTTTTGTGAACTGATATGAACGgaaatgatatatgtatgtatattacaGTAAGAATCTGGCCTCTAGTCTACGCGGCTATGCATTTAAAATGACAGTACAAGATTCAGTCCAATGGAAATGTTATGTAGCGTATTGCTATCTTTGATATGAACACGTTCATATGTGTAGCGCTACGCTAGTGCGAAAGTCGGGGTACGATTAGTCTCGTCTCTGAAATTCCCCTCTCCGCTTGGCAGTAATTGGCTTTTATGTGAGAAGTGTACCCAATTTCTTACgagtatacgagtatgcattCCTTGAGGAATCGCAGTAAAGTTGCAGTGGGATTTCAAGTACATATCAATATTGCATTGTGTTTAACATCTAGGACAATTCTACcgaatatattgtatatatgtttgtataaACTTTTGTTAAATATGCTCAGACCTATCCCAATTGACAAGCAGTTCGACAAGCCATTGCAGTTGGAAACAAATAAGGTTAAGGGATAACTcaaaacaaacacaataaacatatgtatataagatATATTCCATTTATTAGGCGTCAGATTAGTTTCAATTGGTTTTTCAAATCATTttcagatatatgtatgtacataaagaAAGGAAATTATGATaaatacataaacataatataatatttaaaggTAAATTCGAGATTGAATTATAAATAAACACGAATGGGCTAACCAACTGTCTTCCATGTTCTTTGTCGTATTCACTTAACGAAAGAATAAATCCTTTTTGGATGCTTTTTGGGAGACGGGAAATCGGGAGAGTTGTTGATTAGTGCGAGTGTGGCCTAACACGCTCGTTAAATATcattatatattgtatatagtGTACCATAATCATATGTGTTTGTTTAGGTTGCATGTTGTATGTACGAGTTTTCAGTTTCAAACCAAACTCTGCAATAGCCTGCAATCGAGCAGGCCTCGGGGCCTCTTGATTATTTCATATgttaataatagtaataaataatattcttTTGCTTAGGTCTATGCGTTAATTTAGTGTATTTTAGGAGCGCTGCGATCGTTGATCTTCTGGTTACGTTTCAAGGGGGCTCCGCGTTTTATCTGATCCATCAACGACTCGTGACAGATGCGAGGGTCCGGCTGAAAGGTCCATCAAAGATAGGATTAGAATGCTATTGACCTCAAAGCTTAGATTAAATAGCAGGGTTAATTGGTAGAACTAGGCACTGAGTGGATTAGCTGCCAGCTGGCTTAGTAGACTTCAATAAACGAGCGAACGAGAAGAAAAACGAGGATCGAACTAAATACCTTAGCACTGCTCATCACAgtggccagtgccagtgccaatggctgtggttgtggttgcGGTTGTGCTGGTCGTGGTAGTGGTGTTGGGATAGGTGGGAGGTCTACGATATTGAGCACTGGGGCGCGATAGATTTTGTGGATTCTGATACATCTAACATTTGGCACCGGCATAAAGCATAGTGAATGTTGGCTATATGTTGGAGTGGATATGCTTTGGTTGTGAACTACTTACCAGGGCCTTGCTATTGATGAGATTTCGCACGGCAAATGCGCGGCCGGACATGCCCTGCTTGGCCAGTTTCGCGTTGAGATTCTCGAGGAACTCGGCCTTGGTCTTGGCCCGAATGCTGCCAGTCTTTTCGATATTTGTGCTTGTGGCGTAGTCTATGAATATGCGTTGcggttgttgtagttgttgtggcaaaaaaaagaaaatcgtAAGCAAAGATGATCGATCAGTGAGTGGGCCGGATGGGTTCGAGGAGTGTGGAAAAAGTGGTTAGGATTTAAGATTTAAGAGTTAAATTTAAAATGGTGAatccaaaatgcaaaataaaactCATAAATTGCTGTTCAACATTCTGCCTGAAAGTGCTGGTTGACAAAGTTATGATTGATGATTAGGAAAGTTGATATGAAAGTTGCTTTCTGAGCGAGAGACTGAGGGAATCTCCCCATCTCCCTGCAATCTACTGTTTGTCCAACATTTTCCGAGGCGCACTTGACACAAACGCAATCAGGTTAATGGGCAACACTTTCCCataacccaaaacccaaactcaaactcaaacgcaaagaaaccaaaataatgcaaaataGAGGCAGCATGCGCTAAAAGTACGAGTAACTtagaaataaaaaacattttcgcaaacaaaatataatttttccaATGCCATGTAGGAGAGGAGCGAAATCAGCAAACATAACACAAATATATAGAGCAGCGCTCATTCATTGAAATCaagtcaaatcaaatcaaatcaatggAACTCCGGCTCGCGTTCTTACTTGGATGATGTGCCTGGGCATGGGACatgtgggcgtgggcatggACATTGGCATGGGCGTTCGCATTCgcgtggccatggccatgggcaTTATTGTGGTTGTAGTAAGCAGCGCCGCCATTGCTGTTGCCCCCAGCAACCTCGCGATAAtaatgctgttgctgttgatgctgctgctgttgtggatGATGtatttgctgctggtgctgctgctgatggtggtgATTGCCACGCGCCGTTGTAGCATAAATACTAGCCGAGGATACAGACCCAGATCCAGTTACGGGCGAGCCGCAAGTGGGCGAGGCTGAGGGCGAATGGAACTTGACGGCCGTCGTTTGTATGAATGGATTCGTTGACACGAATATCTTTTGCTGTACACTCGAGTGCCGCGACGGTATGGGTGgctggcgctgctgttgctgctgctgctgttccgcCAAATGTTGCTGTTGAGCTGCTCTCagtttctgctgttgctgcatctgctgctggggaAGAGGCAACTGTGGACGCTGATTTACatggccattgccattgcccatGCCTGCCGGCTGTTGGtattgctgatgctgctgctgctgctgctgctgtaaacgttgctgctgctgcatcatgTTTTTTGGGAGCGTAGCCGTGGCCGAACCTGCTGCATAGGCACTCAACTGAGAGGCCGCACTCTGGCCAGCATGGGGGCGTGCCATCTTCTTGGGCATCGTGGCCGATGCTCCGGCATTGTAAatgggtggcggtggcggatCCTCCAGTGGAGGCGGGCACGTgtaatgctgctgctgcagatgttggtactgctgctgctgctgctgagcctGTCGCATGCTCAAGATTGGGGCAGCTGCTGAATTTTTGTTAAACGAACTTGAATAGTTGCCAAAATCTTTACTGCTAGCTGCGGCTGCCATCGGCGCTTGAGGCGGCTGATAGTGCGAACTGTTGGCGGAGTTGGCCGacgccactgccgccgctgatgctgatgctgatggggAGGCGGATGAGGAGTTTGAGAATGAACTGACTTTGGAGAGCAACGATGATGTGGATGAAGACAGAGGAAAGTGTGGCAGTGCATTGAATGAGGTGGCCGGTGTTAGAATGGATGCTGCCTGAATGCTGCTGGCCAATGCGGCCGCTGTTGATGGAGTTGATGACGAGGTGCCGAAACTAGCGTAAATtctatgctgctgctgttgttgcagtggCTGTTGGTGCTCAGATTTACCGTCAtagtgttgctgctgttgcggctggGACATGGACAGGCCGCTCCGCGTGTAGATCGACTCGCCTCCAAGTTGGTGCTGGTTGCCGTAGATGCCGTCGGAAGcatgctgctgttgatgatgctgctgctgctgcttgctgttgAGTCGTGCATTCAGCTGTGCAATAAGATTCGGATTCGCCTTGGGCTGTGTCGGTGGCAGTGGGTGcgcatgcccatgcccatgcccattgGGACTTGGGCTGCTGGTGCGGAAGCTGGACATGCTGTTGACCAGCTTGGGTTGGGCATAGATGCCCccaccgcctcctccgcctGCGGCCGGTGACGAGGTGCGGAACGTCTGTGCATATGCGTTATAtgttcggtgttcggtgttcgTGTGTGGCATGAGAAGAAAAAAGAGTaaaacaaaaggcacaaatTAAAAGTTAGCCAAAAGCACAGCGAAAGCTAAGTGATAGATGAGTACGCTAATCTATATCGCATTACAACTAAGCTGGATGGGGCAGAGGGACTAGCACTAGCTCTAGCACTAGCTCTAGATATGCAAGTATGAATGTTAGATTAGTCGAGCATTCTCCAGGATGTGTCGCTGCGGCCTTTGTTGGTTAGTCGTTGGTTAGTAGACATCGACACGCCCATCGAATCGCCTCCGACTCTTTGGGTCACTTACGGCATCCGCTGTAggcggtggtgctggtggggCGTGGTAGACAGGTGGCGTTGGCGGCTTTTGTGCcacatgttgctgctgctgttgctgctgtggatAGCATTGCTGTGGATGatattgctgctgttgctgttgatgatTAAAGCGTTGCTGGTTGGGCGGTGGCAGGGGTGGTGGCATCTGCTGgcccggctgctgctgttggccattGGCCAAGGCATGAGCATAGGCCTGCAGATCCATATAGGAGTCATAGTAGGCCTCATAGCTCGGGTCGTCGTTCATGGGGGAGTTGTGCACTGACttttgtacgagtacgagaggtgtgtggggtgtggttcgacagggcagggcaaatgcaaattgaaatgaaaagaaattatAAGTTAAGCAAGTCGATCTCTAAGAGCGTCGGTTCCAGGCTCGGAAGACTCGTGCACACACCTGCAGTGGGGGTtgatattgttgttgctgtggttgttgctgatgttgttgctgctgctgctgctgtataCGTCTTAGCGTGCCAGGCGATGCCGGCTGATGCCGCATGGCTGCCAGGGCTCGCACCGTCTCCGACACCTTAAGAGCGGAGCTCGGCATGGCCACTGGAGGACCGCTGGACATGGACTCCAGCATAAAGGCTGGCGGCGGTGGTAGATGCTCGCTGGAGCTGCTTAGCGGCGTGTTatgttgcagctgcagatgcgacgcgtgctgttgttgcataattaaatcataaataaaataataaaagcaaaaaaaacaagaaacaactCTCGTGTGTAGAGTGTCTAGAAAGTTTCTAGGCTTAAACGGCTAACTTGGCCCGAACTTAGTCTAACTTAATTAATTTGAGAGCCATTAATCTAAGCGCCGGTCGGAGCCCGGTCGGTAAGCACACTTACCCCCACCGAAGCATTGGGACTGGGTGTCACCGAGGAGCTGCGTCGCACTGGCGGCGGTGGCTTGGCCTGATTGATGGACGAACGACGTGCGATCCGCGTTGAGCCACCTGCTCCTCCTaatgctcctcctgctcctcctgtggATGGTTAAAGAGTTCCATTAGCTATAGAATCGCATCACTTCGGAAATATTCATTAGCTTCTTGCTGTTAATTACAGTTACAGGTATTATTATATGTACAGTAATCGATTTATACACTTGGCACACACAACACAGGACACCATCTAATACGAGAGAGCACCAGTGAAAGCGCTGcggatcgatcgatcgatcgatccaCATCTGTGTAGGATGAAAGAGACCCAaatacgagagagagagcgagaaagagattGATCTGATGATCCCCAAAGCGCTTAAAGCCGCGGTAAGATGCACCATGAAGCCATTCATGAGCCATTCCATGTTTGAGGCTAGTTCTATCTGTCAGACAGAGACAATGCCTGATTATCTGATTAATGTTCAAGCAGTTGGCAGTTAGTGGCGGAGTAGCGTGCAGTTTACTTGGAGGTTATTTGAGCTGTGTGCAGGTGGAGTGATGATATGATCGGTGTACGGTAAGCCAATTCCATTTACGAACAGGGTTAGGGCACACAAAATCGTGGCCAAATGAAtaaagcaaatcaaataaagttaggagagagagagcccaaGAAACAACAATTAGAACCCAAAGCCAGAGTAAGAAGCAATTGAAGAACCAAGTTTTGCTTGGAAGAAACGCAGAAAATCAATAACCAAATAGattaaatcaaaatcaaaataaaaaatcaaaaatcaaatcgaaaCGAACCCGACAACGAGGCCGGCCTGGGCGTAATGCCTGGCTTGAgactggcattggcattggcattggcagtggaattcgtattcgtattggCTTGATGGTTGGCTTGGGGGTTGGCGGCATTCGAGGAGCACACATATGGATGGGCGGGTGGTGGCGCTGATGGTGGTGGTCTGcagggggcagtggcagtggcaacggGCAACGGAGCAAGAGCGTTTGTCGATGTGGAGTTTGtggatgcagatgcagatgatggtaatgatgacgatgacgatgacgatgatgatgatggctgtGGCAGACCGCCGCGAGGTGACAATGATGATAATGCTGGGTTAGCTATTGTTGCAGATGGAGGAGATGCTGATGTTTTTGATGTTGCTGTCGCAGCTGCTTGGGGCGTCTGGTATTGCTTATGATtggatgttgctgttgtctgaTTTTGGCTTGGCATTCTATGATTTTGGttgtgtttttggttttggtatGGATGCGGGCTTAAGATTGGATCTGATGCGGATGCAATAAcaacggctgctgctgggccatTAGTGACATTACAGTTTCTGGTTTGGTGCGACTGTGGtgagtgttgttgttgctgctgctgatgttgcagtggctgctgtggcgtttgttgctgcttctgctgttgctgttgctgctgctgtaattGCTGTTGAaccttctgcttctgcctgcGTATTTTGGCATCTAAGTCGGCCTTAAAGTCTGACTTTCGGGGTATCAATGGCTTGTCGGCCACACTGGGAGGCTGATTCgaacccgtacccgtacccgtacccgaaCCCGACCCCGTACCTGTACCTGTACCATTGAAAAGGCTCAGGGAGAGGCTGGTGGGCTTTGGGGGCAGCTGTCGCCGCATCACAGGAGGCTCTACTGGGAGGCTACCGTTATCACTGACTGTCCCTTgtgccggctgctgctgctggggcggcTGATCGACGTGGTTTGCTTTACCTCTTTGCGGACTGCCGCGtccgagcagctgcagctgctgctcgctgGAGGCGCGAAACGAGGAGAGTCGCTGCTTGGCGGGCGCCAcagttgctgttgccggcGGGGGCGCCTTGCCACTGCCCGAGTCCGGCGAGTCCGGGGATCCGACTAGATTCGagggcagctgctgcagctcgcGCATCTcgtggagctgcagctgcgacTGCACCTGGGGGTCCTTGGTGCGCAGCAGGACTATCTCCGAGTTCTGCTTGACGAACTCAATGTCCGGGGTGTTGGGGATCTGGTGGTCGTAGATCACCACGAcggcgctgccgctgtcgctgcaggTGTCCACGTAGGCGTGCCGCGGCTGCCCCGACAGGCAGATGCTGTCGGAGGCGGCCAGCGAGATGCTGTCcgcggacacggacacggaggCGGGCGCATATAGGGAGCGCCCCTCGCTGCCCGACCCCCCGTTGTAGGGGTCGTCGCGGCTCGCACTCGCCACAAAGTGGGCGAACGTGGGGTTCTCGTAGCCGCCCGCTGTCAGGCCGCCGGTCAGCGAACTCGTCTCGCTCACATAGCAGCGACTCAGCTCCGAATCGCTGGCGCCCAGAAGCTCTCGTTCTCGCCGCCTGGCCTCCGCCAGCGTGGGGTCCATCAGGTGGCCCCCCTCTTCTCCGGCCAGCTCCTCGGAGGTGGTGTCCGACATGTCCGTGCCGCAGCCGCTGGAGTTGGTCTGGTTGCTGATGCCGCACAAATCGAtgttggtggtgctggcgGTGCTGCCGATGCAGGCGGCGGGCAGGTTGTTgttctcgctgctgctgctactcgtTGTcaggttgttgttgctgctgttgctgttgctgttctgcTTGCCCTTGCCCTCATCAATCTCACGTTGAAACGAGTCTAGTTCGccaattaaattatttaatgcTTTGATTGAGTCTTCGAAAGATTTGtctatatattatattattttgtattcatttgttggttggttgttgttggtttttggtggtggtgttCGTTGGTGGTTTCATTTGTTGGTTGAATATTGTTTGTGGTGCATTATGTGGTTCATTTACAGatgatgattttttgttttcgtttcggaTATGGTGGATAATatgaagagaagagagagagagggagagagagagagagagagggtgtgGACGGGAGGGaaaaacatagaaataaagaaaaaaaggttgggttaaaaaaatattcacgGTTCGATGTGGCTTCTATAGTAATAATCTTAACGGGGAGatcaacaaaaagaacaaattgCCAGGACTACATATCGGATAGGAAGAGGAGGGGGTCAGGATCGAGTGAGGATACGGGGTACACCGGAGTGCTCTGAAGTGCTGGGTGGAGATGACCAGTGATTCTACTTACCCATTTCCTGCTGCTCGGCCTCGGACCGCTTCGGTCCCCCTGCACTGGGGGCGGCTGCTGCAGGGGATGGACCCGTGGCCGGAACAGGAGGCGACACACTAccggccgctgctgctacgGCTGCCGCCTGCTTCTCGAACATGGAGGCCTTCTGCAGGACGGAGGCACGCGACCGTTCGTCCGTGTCCTCGGCACTGGCCGGCGGCTGCGATCCCGCCTGCTCGCTGATCTTgagcacctgcacctgcacctcgctcgtcggcggcgtggGCGAGCTGACCTGGTAGACGAATCCCAGTCCGGCGCCGGTACCCGTGCCCGTGCTGATGCTGCTTCCACTGGGCGTACCTGCGGCAGTGGACGTGGGTGAGTTGGTTAACAGGGGCGAGTAATGGTTCTGGGGCGTGGAGCTGCCACTGGACGGCGAGGTGGTGTTcgtgttggtgctggtgctgtggGTGTGCTGGCCCACGAGGGAGCCGCAAGCGACCGTCGAGTCGATCGATGGATGCGAGTGCAGCGACGAGGCCGTCGAGGATATGGAATGGGAGCGTGTGGCATGGTGCTGGGCAGCGTGAGgcgcttgctgctgctgctgctgctgtagaaGCTGATGGGAGCCCGAGGAGTCGTTGGAATGCTGCGAGCAGATCGAATCAATGgagctctgctgctgcagaggcgGTGGCGtgggcttctgctgctgctgctgctgctgctgctgttgctgctgctgctggtggttaGTGAGCTTCAAGGACGCCATGTTGGCCAGTTCGGACATGTTAACGTATGTGGGCggactctgctgctgctggagctgctgctgctgctgtgcatGATGTGCTGCGGACAGCtctgttggtggtggtggtggttgtgtTTACGGTTACGTTGGCGGTGGATGTTGCAGATGAAGTTAGCAAGGACATGCGTGGTGGGAGGAGTGGGGAGAGAGTGTCACAACACGGTTTTATTAGTAAGAATCTTGGGATTATGGCCATTGGCAAGCGTGcaactaacacacacacaaacagcgacagggagagagagagactgggactgggactggtactGGTAACAGGATCCCTTACCTTTCGTGATATGAGCCGGTATCGGTGAGGGGCACTGACGCTGCAGCAGGCCGCCGCTTCCACTGCCCTGACGGTGGTTGCTCTGCGCCGACAGCGGACGCTCCAGCGACGAGCAGCGCTGCAAGGGGGAGGACGGGGAAACGGTTAGTTTTCGCCCAGAGCCATAGCTGTCGCTTAGGACATTCGATGGTTTATTCCAAAATGAAGCGACACGGGAGTCTGGGTTCTGAGTATTCTGGCTAGGGGGTGCGGGGAGGCGCATGCAAAT is a window of Drosophila pseudoobscura strain MV-25-SWS-2005 chromosome 3, UCI_Dpse_MV25, whole genome shotgun sequence DNA encoding:
- the mim gene encoding serine-rich adhesin for platelets isoform X3; the protein is MDLSLERDSSALGSLFQQIINDMKNTSPLWDDFVAKASKLHTCLRAAIQAIAAYLDAFQKIADAATNSRGASKEIGTALTRVCLRHKAVETRLKTFTSAIMDCLVQPLQDKIEDWKRTVATIDKDHAKEYKRCRSELKKRSSDTLRLQKKARKGQTDGLQSLMDSHMQDVTLRRAELEEVEKRSLRAAMVEERLRYCSFVHMLQPVVHEECEVMSELGHLQEAMQSIALVTKEPSVLPQASEELIHDAKASINLYPESPGGGSGSQGGGCSNSLGSRKSSVCSISSMNSSGSSNSPGHHHYPRSLSQFVTPAIRLKPGESSDSGFCSSPALTTQVSNATNQTANVSTWPPHSQDVVDTLPPTADRPHTISTAYEKGHQRPPLTVYTFQNPETIHESGSGNGINNGSVAPSNGQPSSGQTTPATQKSPAASLSRPPLPVKPAHVRCSSLERPLSAQSNHRQGSGSGGLLQRQCPSPIPAHITKELSAAHHAQQQQQLQQQQSPPTYVNMSELANMASLKLTNHQQQQQQQQQQQQQQKPTPPPLQQQSSIDSICSQHSNDSSGSHQLLQQQQQQQAPHAAQHHATRSHSISSTASSLHSHPSIDSTVACGSLVGQHTHSTSTNTNTTSPSSGSSTPQNHYSPLLTNSPTSTAAGTPSGSSISTGTGTGAGLGFVYQVSSPTPPTSEVQVQVLKISEQAGSQPPASAEDTDERSRASVLQKASMFEKQAAAVAAAAGSVSPPVPATGPSPAAAAPSAGGPKRSEAEQQEMDKSFEDSIKALNNLIGELDSFQREIDEGKGKQNSNSNSSNNNLTTSSSSSENNNLPAACIGSTASTTNIDLCGISNQTNSSGCGTDMSDTTSEELAGEEGGHLMDPTLAEARRRERELLGASDSELSRCYVSETSSLTGGLTAGGYENPTFAHFVASASRDDPYNGGSGSEGRSLYAPASVSVSADSISLAASDSICLSGQPRHAYVDTCSDSGSAVVVIYDHQIPNTPDIEFVKQNSEIVLLRTKDPQVQSQLQLHEMRELQQLPSNLVGSPDSPDSGSGKAPPPATATVAPAKQRLSSFRASSEQQLQLLGRGSPQRGKANHVDQPPQQQQPAQGTVSDNGSLPVEPPVMRRQLPPKPTSLSLSLFNGTGTGTGSGSGTGTGTGSNQPPSVADKPLIPRKSDFKADLDAKIRRQKQKVQQQLQQQQQQQQKQQQTPQQPLQHQQQQQQHSPQSHQTRNCNVTNGPAAAVVIASASDPILSPHPYQNQKHNQNHRMPSQNQTTATSNHKQYQTPQAAATATSKTSASPPSATIANPALSSLSPRGGLPQPSSSSSSSSSSLPSSASASTNSTSTNALAPLPVATATAPCRPPPSAPPPAHPYVCSSNAANPQANHQANTNTNSTANANANASLKPGITPRPASLSGGALGGAGGSTRIARRSSINQAKPPPPVRRSSSVTPSPNASVGHASHLQLQHNTPLSSSSEHLPPPPAFMLESMSSGPPVAMPSSALKVSETVRALAAMRHQPASPGTLRRIQQQQQQQHQQQPQQQQYQPPLQSVHNSPMNDDPSYEAYYDSYMDLQAYAHALANGQQQQPGQQMPPPLPPPNQQRFNHQQQQQQYHPQQCYPQQQQQQQHVAQKPPTPPVYHAPPAPPPTADATFRTSSPAAGGGGGGGIYAQPKLVNSMSSFRTSSPSPNGHGHGHAHPLPPTQPKANPNLIAQLNARLNSKQQQQHHQQQHASDGIYGNQHQLGGESIYTRSGLSMSQPQQQQHYDAAAPILSMRQAQQQQQQYQHLQQQHYTCPPPLEDPPPPPIYNAGASATMPKKMARPHAGQSAASQLSAYAAGSATATLPKNMMQQQQRLQQQQQQQHQQYQQPAGMGNGNGHVNQRPQLPLPQQQMQQQQKLRAAQQQHLAEQQQQQQQRQPPIPSRHSSVQQKIFVSTNPFIQTTAVKFHSPSASPTCGSPVTGSGSVSSASIYATTARGNHHHQQQHQQQIHHPQQQQHQQQQHYYREVAGGNSNGGAAYYNHNNAHGHGHANANAHANVHAHAHMSHAQAHHPNYATSTNIEKTGSIRAKTKAEFLENLNAKLAKQGMSGRAFAVRNLINSKALMYQNPQNLSRPSAQYRRPPTYPNTTTTTSTTATTTTAIGTGTGHCDEQC
- the mim gene encoding serine-rich adhesin for platelets isoform X16, which produces MDLSLERDSSALGSLFQQIINDMKNTSPLWDDFVAKASKLHTCLRAAIQAIAAYLDAFQKIADAATNSRGASKEIGTALTRVCLRHKAVETRLKTFTSAIMDCLVQPLQDKIEDWKRTVATIDKDHAKEYKRCRSELKKRSSDTLRLQKKARKGQTDGLQSLMDSHMQDVTLRRAELEEVEKRSLRAAMVEERLRYCSFVHMLQPVVHEECEVMSELGHLQEAMQSIALVTKEPSVLPQASEELIHDAKASINLYPESPGGGSGSQGGGCSNSLGSRKSSVCSISSMNSSGSSNSPGHHHYPRSLSQFVTPAIRLKPGESSDSGFCSSPALTTQVSNATNQTANVSTWPPHSQDVVDTLPPTADRPHTISTAYEKGHQRPPLTVYTFQNPETIHESGSGNGINNGSVAPSNGQPSSGQTTPATQKSPAASLSRPPLPVKPAHVRCSSLERPLSAQSNHRQGSGSGGLLQRQCPSPIPAHITKELSAAHHAQQQQQLQQQQSPPTYVNMSELANMASLKLTNHQQQQQQQQQQQQQQKPTPPPLQQQSSIDSICSQHSNDSSGSHQLLQQQQQQQAPHAAQHHATRSHSISSTASSLHSHPSIDSTVACGSLVGQHTHSTSTNTNTTSPSSGSSTPQNHYSPLLTNSPTSTAAGTPSGSSISTGTGTGAGLGFVYQVSSPTPPTSEVQVQVLKISEQAGSQPPASAEDTDERSRASVLQKASMFEKQAAAVAAAAGSVSPPVPATGPSPAAAAPSAGGPKRSEAEQQEMDKSFEDSIKALNNLIGELDSFQREIDEGKGKQNSNSNSSNNNLTTSSSSSENNNLPAACIGSTASTTNIDLCGISNQTNSSGCGTDMSDTTSEELAGEEGGHLMDPTLAEARRRERELLGASDSELSRCYVSETSSLTGGLTAGGYENPTFAHFVASASRDDPYNGGSGSEGRSLYAPASVSVSADSISLAASDSICLSGQPRHAYVDTCSDSGSAVVVIYDHQIPNTPDIEFVKQNSEIVLLRTKDPQVQSQLQLHEMRELQQLPSNLVGSPDSPDSGSGKAPPPATATVAPAKQRLSSFRASSEQQLQLLGRGSPQRGKANHVDQPPQQQQPAQGTVSDNGSLPVEPPVMRRQLPPKPTSLSLSLFNGTGTGTGSGSGTGTGTGSNQPPSVADKPLIPRKSDFKADLDAKIRRQKQKVQQQLQQQQQQQQKQQQTPQQPLQHQQQQQQHSPQSHQTRNCNVTNGPAAAVVIASASDPILSPHPYQNQKHNQNHRMPSQNQTTATSNHKQYQTPQAAATATSKTSASPPSATIANPALSSLSPRGGLPQPSSSSSSSSSSLPSSASASTNSTSTNALAPLPVATATAPCRPPPSAPPPAHPYVCSSNAANPQANHQANTNTNSTANANANASLKPGITPRPASLSGGAGGALGGAGGSTRIARRSSINQAKPPPPVRRSSSVTPSPNASVGTFRTSSPAAGGGGGGGIYAQPKLVNSMSSFRTSSPSPNGHGHGHAHPLPPTQPKANPNLIAQLNARLNSKQQQQHHQQQHASDGIYGNQHQLGGESIYTRSGLSMSQPQQQQHYDAAAPILSMRQAQQQQQQYQHLQQQHYTCPPPLEDPPPPPIYNAGASATMPKKMARPHAGQSAASQLSAYAAGSATATLPKNMMQQQQRLQQQQQQQHQQYQQPAGMGNGNGHVNQRPQLPLPQQQMQQQQKLRAAQQQHLAEQQQQQQQRQPPIPSRHSSVQQKIFVSTNPFIQTTAVKFHSPSASPTCGSPVTGSGSVSSASIYATTARGNHHHQQQHQQQIHHPQQQQHQQQQHYYREVAGGNSNGGAAYYNHNNAHGHGHANANAHANVHAHAHMSHAQAHHPNYATSTNIEKTGSIRAKTKAEFLENLNAKLAKQGMSGRAFAVRNLINSKALMYQNPQNLSRPSAQYRRPPTYPNTTTTTSTTATTTTAIGTGTGHCDEQC